The genomic region AGCATCTCTCAAATCTTCCGAGATCAACTCCAACGGATTAACGCTGACCGGAAATCCCAGGACGCTGCGTTCCCAATCCAACCGTTTTCCGGCCGATTCCTGCTGCGGCGCTTCCTGCTCGCCGAACTCGAACGAAATCTGCCGCGGCGTCCCGGCACGGAATACATCTTCCGCTTCTGCGATCGCCTTCGATCTGCTCTCCGCGAGTCCATCGAGCGCGCCGCCCTGGATGAGGTGCATGATTTCCTTTTGCTGCAGCTCAACACGTCCGATCAAATCGCGCACACTGCTGAATTCCCCCATGGTTCTCTCCCGCCGGATGGACGCAATCGATCGACGGCGTAAATCCCGAATCTGGTCCAATCCCATCCACAATACAGCGTGCAATCGATCCTCGTCCCTTTCAAACTCCAATGTGAAGCGTCGTTCGCTGTGATTTACGTGCGGTGGGCGCACCTGGATCGCCAATCGACGCGCTTCAGCGATGTATATCGCCGGATGATGGTAGCCCCCATGTCCGGCGAGGCGGGCGCATAAAAACGCAGCCGGCCAATGCGCCTTCAGATACGCGGATCGATAGCTGACCATCGCATACGCTGTTGCATGGCCTTGATTGAAGCCGTATCCCGCAAACGCATCGACCTGGTCCCACAGTTGATTTGCCTGGCGCTGCGACATTCCTGGCCCATCCGGCTCCGGCCGCATACACCCGCGAATGAACCGCAAGCGCATGGCCGTCATTTCTTCGGACCGGAACTTGCTCATGCCGCGTCGGAGATGATCCGCTTCTTCCCAGCTCAAATCGGCGATCTCGTGTGCGAGACGCAAGACCTGTTCCTGAAAGATCAGAACGCCCTTCGTGCGCCGCAGAATCGGCTCGAGCGCCGGATGCAGATAACTGACGGGCTCTTCCCCCCGGTAGCGCCGGACGAACGATCGCGCCATGCCGCCCATCGCCGGGCCGGGCTTGAAGAAGGCATTCGCCGTCGCAAGATCTTGAACGTTTCGCGCCTTCAATTGGCGCAGCGTTCGCTGCGCGCCGGCCGATTCGCATTGAAATACACCGATCGTACTGCCGTTCATCAACAGCGCGCCGGTGGCGGCGTCGTCGAGGGGGATCTGATTCAAGTCAAAATCCGGCCGATGGTGCCGGCGCACCAATTCGGCCGCATCGTTGAGCACCGTAAGCGCACGGATACCGAGCAAATCGAGCTTCGGTACACCGATCGCCTCGAGGTCCACATTATTGAACTGCGTGATCAAAAAACCCTTCGAGGCCCATTGCACAGGGAGGTAATCCGTGAGCGGGCCGGGCGTGATCACCACGCCGCCCGGATGCACGCTGAGGTGATGCGGCTGACCGACGAGTCGATAGCCCTGCTGGACGATTTCGCGTTCGAGGGGATCAGACAGCAGCTCCAGCACATCGTCCACACCGCGGCGATCTCGCTTGCGCGGATCGGGATGCCACCTGCGAGGCAGCATGGCCTTCAAGCGGTTGATCCGTTTCTCCTCGAGCCCGAAGGCTTTCGCCGTCTCACCGACTGCGGATCTTGGCTGCATACTGCTGATCGTAGCAACCAGCGCCACGCGATCCGCGCCGAAATGGGTTCGCACGTAGCCGAGGATTTCGTCCCGGCGCCGGCTGCAGAAGTCGAGATCGATGTCAGGTAGGTCTGTCCGCTCCGGATTCAAGAACCGTTCGAAGAGCAGGTCGTGTTCGATCGGGTCTACCGAGGTGATGCCCAGGCAGTACGCGACGAGTGAATTCGCCACGCTGCCACGTGTGCTCACGGGAATTTCCGCGTCGTGCGCAAAGCGCACGATATCGGCCACGATCAGAAACAATGCGGCGTACTCACGAGCCAGAATCACATCCAGCTCATGCTGCAGCCGCTCGCGCACTTCGGTGGAGGGCGCCTCACCAAATCGCTCGATCATCCCTTTCCGTGCTGCAGATTCGAGCATCGTGTCCTTCGTCTCGCCTTTGGGAATTTCGATCGTCGGCCAGATGACCGTCCCTTGCGGCAAAGCCGGTTCACAGCGATGAACGATTTCGGATATGCGCTCCAGCGCCAGTGGATACCTTGCATGGCGTGCGGCCACTTCCTCCCGGGTGAGCCAGTGGAGATCGACCCCCGCATCCCCTCCGTCTGGAAGCGCCGAATCCGGAACCGCATCCAGAGTGCAATTCCGGTCGATCGCCGCAAGTAGCCTCAATCGGGATCGCTCCTGGGGATGCAGCGTGTAAACCGGCTGCGCAGCCACGTACGGCAGGTTCATGCGATCGGCGAGCGCCAGTATGCGATCGGACGAACCGGCGTCGCTGGCAGGATGGATTTCCAATCCCAGGTAACACGCTTCTTTGAAAATCGACTTGAGCCGGTTGAGGTACTGCTGCGCAGCAGCATCCCGCCCATCCGCAATCAACCCGCTTGACCATCCGCTGCGGCCGCCTGCGATGCAGAGAATCCCTTCATTGTAAGCTTCGAGCTGCGCCCACGCGAGCACATCTTTCGATCTATCAGCCGACTGCGGATGTCCCAACAACGATGAAGAAAGCCGGCACAACGAGCGGTACCCTGCCCGATTCATCGCCAGAAGCGTGAGCTGACCGTGGCTCTGGAGATCCTCACGGGAAATCGCCTCAGGCGCGGCCACGTCGAAAGTGATCCCAAGGATAGGCTTAATTCCGGACTCACGGCAGCGCTTCACGAATTGAACGACTCCGAACAGGCCATCCATGTCCGTCAGCGCCAACGATGAAAGACCCTCCGCCGAAGCACGGGCAACCAGGTCCTCGATGCTCGGTGTGGCACGCAGGAGGGAAAATTGAGAATACACGCGCAAATGGGTGAAATCGGAAGATAAGTCTTTATTCATGCCAAGCCGTCAAGGTTCTGCATCTCGAGAATGGGGCTGCGATCGATTCGTGCACGGTAGTCTTCCGGGGATCCATTATCTCATGTCTTGGATCGAAGTAGAATCGTCCAGGGAAAAAGGTCGGTCC from Anaerolineales bacterium harbors:
- a CDS encoding DNA polymerase III subunit alpha, whose protein sequence is MNKDLSSDFTHLRVYSQFSLLRATPSIEDLVARASAEGLSSLALTDMDGLFGVVQFVKRCRESGIKPILGITFDVAAPEAISREDLQSHGQLTLLAMNRAGYRSLCRLSSSLLGHPQSADRSKDVLAWAQLEAYNEGILCIAGGRSGWSSGLIADGRDAAAQQYLNRLKSIFKEACYLGLEIHPASDAGSSDRILALADRMNLPYVAAQPVYTLHPQERSRLRLLAAIDRNCTLDAVPDSALPDGGDAGVDLHWLTREEVAARHARYPLALERISEIVHRCEPALPQGTVIWPTIEIPKGETKDTMLESAARKGMIERFGEAPSTEVRERLQHELDVILAREYAALFLIVADIVRFAHDAEIPVSTRGSVANSLVAYCLGITSVDPIEHDLLFERFLNPERTDLPDIDLDFCSRRRDEILGYVRTHFGADRVALVATISSMQPRSAVGETAKAFGLEEKRINRLKAMLPRRWHPDPRKRDRRGVDDVLELLSDPLEREIVQQGYRLVGQPHHLSVHPGGVVITPGPLTDYLPVQWASKGFLITQFNNVDLEAIGVPKLDLLGIRALTVLNDAAELVRRHHRPDFDLNQIPLDDAATGALLMNGSTIGVFQCESAGAQRTLRQLKARNVQDLATANAFFKPGPAMGGMARSFVRRYRGEEPVSYLHPALEPILRRTKGVLIFQEQVLRLAHEIADLSWEEADHLRRGMSKFRSEEMTAMRLRFIRGCMRPEPDGPGMSQRQANQLWDQVDAFAGYGFNQGHATAYAMVSYRSAYLKAHWPAAFLCARLAGHGGYHHPAIYIAEARRLAIQVRPPHVNHSERRFTLEFERDEDRLHAVLWMGLDQIRDLRRRSIASIRRERTMGEFSSVRDLIGRVELQQKEIMHLIQGGALDGLAESRSKAIAEAEDVFRAGTPRQISFEFGEQEAPQQESAGKRLDWERSVLGFPVSVNPLELISEDLRDAHTLRGLQAAEERSMTLVGFKLPGRTGGSGFFFGDGDAFIRAQFDEETGSPRTAIQNWQPLRLYGRWCTDDWGGGWFRIASAERLTPAKGASGALHQPA